From a single Lytechinus variegatus isolate NC3 chromosome 9, Lvar_3.0, whole genome shotgun sequence genomic region:
- the LOC121421621 gene encoding choline/ethanolaminephosphotransferase 1-like, producing the protein MSPAPVLDSFLGMEVLSQPQLKRLKEHKYSAEGKSFAEPVMQVFWCWLVEQIPRTIAPNSITIIGLAANIISTLILIFYCPTATEMAPRWTYAFAALCLFAYQALDAIDGKQARRTNSSTQLGELFDHGCDAVSIVYVSIGICTAMQLGTHPWLSFLTCGTAFFVYFTAHWQTYVCGTLKFGKLDVTEGQLGFCAVYLTAAFFGPDIWIKKIPFLDAEVKAVTTLSGLLGSWFGIYNHVRVIFGGGKGRNGSTVADTSVITPFFHIGAVMLLYFTIWQKSKTAIFERQPCLYMLMFGMLSAKISIKLVVGITTIVQLTVI; encoded by the exons ATGTCACCAGCACCGGTTCTAGACAGTTTTCTAGGCATGGAGGTGCTTTCTCAGCCCCAACTCAAGCGGCTGAAGGAGCACAAATACAGCGCCGAGGGGAAGTCGTTCGCGGAGCCCGTCATGCAAGTTTTCTGGTGCTGGCTTGTGGAGCAGATCCCGCGGACCATCGCACCGAACAGCATCACGATCATTGGGCTAGCCGCTAACATAATCTCCACTTTGATACTTATTTTCTATTGTCCAACTGCAACAGAAATG gCTCCACGATGGACGTATGCCTTTGCAGCTTTATGCTTGTTTGCCTACCAAGCATTGGACGCCATAGATGGAAAGCAAGCGAGGCGAACGAACTCCAGTACACAGCTCGGAGAACTCTTTGACCATGGCTGTGATGCAGTATCCATTG TTTATGTGAGTATAGGAATATGTACTGCAATGCAGCTTGGGACCCATCCATGGCTATCCTTTCTGACGTGTGGAACAGCTTTCTTTGTCTACTTCACGGCCCATTGGCAGACATATGTCTGTGGAACTCTCAAGTTTGGGAA ATTAGATGTTACAGAAGGACAACTAGGGTTTTGCGCTGTTTATCTCACTGCAGCTTTCTTTGGACCAGACATCTGGATTAAAAAG ATCCCATTTTTGGATGCAGAGGTGAAAGCAGTAACCACGTTATCCGGTCTCTTAGGTTCATGGTTTGGAATCTACAATCACGTAAGGGTCATTTTTGGAGGGGGCAAAGGTCGTAATGGATCCACAGTCGCG GATACCAGTGTAATAACTCCATTTTTCCACATTGGCGCTGTCATGCTGCTCTACTTTACCATATGGCAAAAGTCAAAGACGGCCATCTTCGAAAGACAGCCTTGTTtgtacatgttaatgtttggcaTGCTCTCTGCAAAAATCTCTATTAAATTAGTGGTAGGTATCACGACTATAGTACAATTGACTGTAATCTGA